Within the Gloeobacter kilaueensis JS1 genome, the region GTTATTTGCCGCGAGCCTCACCCTGATTCCGGGTCTGGGTACCGAATTTATTCCCACCCTCAAAGAAGGCTCGATCGTTCTCACGGTCGATCGCCCCGTATCCGGCTCGCTCTCGGCGGCGGCGGCCCAGACGACGCTCATGGAAAAAGTCGTGCGCACCTTCCCGGATGTCGAGACGGTCGTCGCGAGGAGCGGCCACCCGGAGCAGGCGTTCGATCCGATGGGTCCGGAGGAGACGGACTTTTTTATCATCCTCAAGCCCCAGGAACAGTGGACCACCGCTCGCACCCAGCAGGAGATCGAGGAGGCGATCGCCAAAAAACTTGACCAGGAGGTGCCCGGCGCAGCGATCGCCTTCGGTCAGCCCATCGAGCAGCGGATGAACGAACTGGTCTCCGGGGCCAAGGGCGACGTGGCCATCCGCATCTTTGGGCCGGATCTGGATATCCTGCGCAAGCTCGGCCTGCAGATAGCGGGAGCGGTGGGCCGCGTGGCGGGGGCGAGCGATGTCAAAGTCGAGCAGGTGGCGGGCCTGCCGGTGGTGAGCGCCCAGATCAAGCAGGCTGCCCTCTCCGCCTACGGCGTCACCGCTCAAGACGCCCTCGATACGATCTCCGCCGCCGTAGACGGCAAGATCGTGGGTACGATCTTTCAGGGCAAACCGCGCTACGACCTCACGGTGCGCTTCGCCCCGGACGCCCTCAGTCGGCCCGAAGACCTGGGTACCCTGCCGGTGGCGATGTCCGAAGGCGACCTGGTTCCGCTTTCCCAGGTGGCGAACATCCGCCGCGTCGAGAGCGCCGCCGAAATTGCCCACCTCGAAGGCGACCGCAACCTGACCGTTCAGCTGAACGTCAATGGCCGCGACCTGGGCGGCTTTGTAGCAGCAGCCCAGCAGGCCGTGCGCGACAAAGTGGCCCTGCCCGCCGGTTATCGGCTGGAGTGGGGCGGCCAGTTCGAGAATCTCCAGGAGGCAGAATCCCGCCTGTTTATCCTCGTGCCCCTCTCCCTTGCCCTGATATTCATTCTTCTCTACGCCTCCTTCGGCAGCCTGCAGCCTGGCATATTGATCTTCCTCAACATCCCCCTTGCCCTCACAGGCGGCCTGCTCGCCCTCGCCCTCAGAGGCATGTCTTTGTCTGTCACCGCCGGCGTCGGCTTTATTGCCCTGTTTGGGGTGGCGGTGCTCAACGGCGTCGTGCTCGTCTCCACCATCCGCCGCATCGAGGCCGAGCAGCACCTCGAACCATTAGAGGCCGCCCGTGCCGGAGCCGAGTTGCGCCTCAGGCCCGTCTTGATGACCGCCCTGGTCGCCTCGCTGGGTTTCATTCCGATGGCTGTCGCCACCTCCGTCGGTGCCGAAGTGCAGCGCCCCCTCGCCACCGTCGTCATCGGCGGCCTGATCACCGCCACCCTCCTCACCCTGCTGGTATTGCCCAGCCTCTACCCGGTGATCTGTGGCCGGCGCAGTTCGAAGCGAGCCTGAAGTCAGCTATGAATTGTTCCGTCGGGCAAAATCGTACCTGTTAGCTTCGCTTCTTCGGTGAGATTGCCATCCCATACCGCACCGGTCAAATCCGCTTCTCTTAGATCGGCGTAGCTGAAGTCGCAGGCAGTGAGGTTGGCTCGGCGCAAATTTGTGCGGTACAAGATAGCGCCCATCAAATCCGATCCACTCAAATCCGCTTCGCTGAGATTGGCTGATTCCAGACGACATCCTCGCATATCCGACTGCCGTAACAGCGCCCGGTTGAAATTTGCACCACCGGCCAGTGTCTCCAGCAGACGCGCCCGATCAAGACAGGCTCCCTGCAAATCTGCTTCTCTTAAATCTGTATTGTCGAGATTTGCTTCGGTCAAATCCGCGCCAACAAGCAGGGCTCCCCGCAGATCGGCAGTGCCAAGATCCATAAATCGCAACGAACGGTTCTGTTCTGGCTGGTTCACTATTTCCCAAACCAGATGCCAGCGGGCATCCATGCGCGTGTTTTCGTCGATGAGAACTCCACGGAGGTTGACAGCACCAAGATACGTCCTGGAAAGGTTGGTTCCGCGTAAATCAGCGCGGTCGATACGGGCACCACCAAGATTCGCATCGCTGAGATCCAGACCGCGTAAATCCGGTGAATCCATCGACACATGGACTTGGTGCCAATACCCTTTCAGCCATCGTCCAATAGTGTATGCTTGCAGTAGTTCTTCTACAGTACGAATTGTTTTCATGCCAATAAGACTACGTAGGAAATCTACAGTACATCTTTAAATTCAAGAATGATGTTGAGCAGCTTATTCCTCCTTTTTACAATTAGGTGTACTTTGTTGTTTGGCAGCTGTTGGAGTTTATCTACAATCTCTTTGTGCGTCAATTTTCCATACGGTACTCCATCAATATTTAGGATCTGATCCCCTGAGCGTATGTCAGCGTGCTCAGCTAATCCTTTTCTTTCAATAGCTGTTACTTTCCCACTAGAAATATCAACGCTCATGCCAACAGCAACATAGTGAAAAGCTTCACCAAAACGCACACTTTTTCGCAAGGCAATTTGTCTATGTCTTACATCGAATATCACAAAAAAACGAGAGAGTATATCATTACCTATAACGCCAGCCGTGTCAGTAACTTCCGTTGACTTACTCGATTTCGATATTAATCCTATCAGAGGCTTTATAATCTCAAATTGCCCCAGCTTAAGCGCTGTCGCCCGTACTCTGTAGAGAACGTCTGTACCTCCAAGACCCTCTGTAGAGTACTTTCTTATGTTGGGGTAGCGCCTGTAAAGGTTGTTTCTTTCGACAAATGGTTGGTACAACGTTAATGAGGTTGAAGAGCCAGTATCTATATCGAACCGAGCTGAAATGCCATCAATTTTTCCTTCAATGGCTGGCATTCCTAGCGAACTAACGACAAAGGGGAAGACGACGTTCTCGCAGTTGGGAGCTACTTTTTGTGAGTTATTGAAGTAAGCCTTCAAATTAATATAATCAAGTTGAATAAGGAAATTTTGAAAGAAATCTAATCCGAGAATAGCATCAATTTTTGAAAGTGCTGAAGAGTCAGGCATTACTGCCGAAGGAAGCACACGTAGAATAGTTTTACTCAACTTCAAGTTACCAATCTCAAGATTTTCTACTGTTGTTTCTTGAGATGTTTGTACAGGAGAACTTCCATTGCTCCCAATAAACTCAGGACGCATGAGAGAGCGGGTCGGCAATCTAAGTTTTTGCGCAACTCTTTCAGATATGAAGTTAATGGTGGCCCCTGAGTCAAGGATAAGATTAAACGGTCCCTGACCATTTATGTACGCATCGAATGCAATGAGCCCAGGAGGAGGAGAAGAACGAAAAGGAACAACAATTTCAGACTCAATTTGCTTCGCCTGGTAACTGTCAGCTTTACAAGCCGTAGAGCTATAGATTTCTGCAAGTGC harbors:
- a CDS encoding pentapeptide repeat-containing protein, translating into MKTIRTVEELLQAYTIGRWLKGYWHQVHVSMDSPDLRGLDLSDANLGGARIDRADLRGTNLSRTYLGAVNLRGVLIDENTRMDARWHLVWEIVNQPEQNRSLRFMDLGTADLRGALLVGADLTEANLDNTDLREADLQGACLDRARLLETLAGGANFNRALLRQSDMRGCRLESANLSEADLSGSDLMGAILYRTNLRRANLTACDFSYADLREADLTGAVWDGNLTEEAKLTGTILPDGTIHS
- a CDS encoding aspartyl protease family protein; the encoded protein is MEHEQIKATVSSSSASVLLQTALKAVFILPFLTTPALAEIYSSTACKADSYQAKQIESEIVVPFRSSPPPGLIAFDAYINGQGPFNLILDSGATINFISERVAQKLRLPTRSLMRPEFIGSNGSSPVQTSQETTVENLEIGNLKLSKTILRVLPSAVMPDSSALSKIDAILGLDFFQNFLIQLDYINLKAYFNNSQKVAPNCENVVFPFVVSSLGMPAIEGKIDGISARFDIDTGSSTSLTLYQPFVERNNLYRRYPNIRKYSTEGLGGTDVLYRVRATALKLGQFEIIKPLIGLISKSSKSTEVTDTAGVIGNDILSRFFVIFDVRHRQIALRKSVRFGEAFHYVAVGMSVDISSGKVTAIERKGLAEHADIRSGDQILNIDGVPYGKLTHKEIVDKLQQLPNNKVHLIVKRRNKLLNIILEFKDVL